From Lolium perenne isolate Kyuss_39 chromosome 5, Kyuss_2.0, whole genome shotgun sequence, a single genomic window includes:
- the LOC127300338 gene encoding GDSL esterase/lipase At2g42990, translated as MSSLISKYLPWLLVLLLRGGVAAADGKKKVPAIIVFGDSSVDTGNNNFIPTIARSNFWPYGRDFADGLPTGRFSNGRLATDFISEAFGLPRTIPAYLDTNLTIDDLATGVSFASASTGLDNATAGIMSVISIAEQLGYFREYRERLRLSKLGEAGAEEVVGEALYIWSIGTNDFIENYYNLPQRRMQYATAAEYGAYLLGLVEAAVREVHALGGRKMDFTGLTPMGCLPAERLGNRDDPGQCNEEYNAVARSFNGRLRGELVPKLNRELPGLRLVYADTYDLFDAVVRKPGAYGFENAERGCCGTGLFEAGYFCGLGTSMQLCGNANKYVFFDAIHPTERMYSILADTVMNTTLHVFL; from the exons ATGTCGTCACTGATCAGCAAGTACCTGCCGTGGCTGCTGGTGTTGTTGCtgcgcggcggcgtggcggcggcggacggGAAGAAGAAGGTGCCGGCGATCATCGTGTTCGGCGACTCGTCGGTGGACACGGGCAACAACAACTTCATCCCGACGATCGCGCGGAGCAACTTCTGGCCGTACGGGCGCGACTTCGCCGACGGGCTCCCCACGGGCCGCTTCTCCAACGGCCGcctggcgacggacttcatctcgGAGGCGTTCGGCCTGCCGCGCACCATCCCGGCGTACCTCGACACGAACCTCACCATCGACGACCTGGCCACGGGGGTCTCCTTCGCGTCGGCCTCCACCGGCCTGGACAACGCCACCGCCGGCATCATGTCCGTGATCAGCATCGCGGAGCAGCTGGGCTACTTCAGGGAGTACAGGGAGCGGCTGCGGCTGTCGAAGCTGGGCGAGGCCGGTGCGGAGGAGGTCGTCGGCGAGGCGCTCTACATCTGGAGCATCGGCACCAACGACTTCATCGAGAACTACTACAACCTGCCGCAGCGGCGGATGCAGTACGCGACGGCGGCGGAGTACGGGGCGTACCTGCTGGGCCTGGTGGAGGCGGCCGTCCGTGAGGTGCACGCGCTCGGCGGCCGGAAGATGGACTTCACGGGGCTCACCCCCATGGGCTGCCTCCCCGCCGAGCGGCTGGGCAACCGCGACGACCCGGGCCAGTGCAACGAGGAGTACAACGCCGTGGCTCGGAGCTTCAACGGCAGGCTGCGGGGGGAGCTGGTGCCGAAGCTCAACCGGGAGCTCCCCGGCCTGCGCCTCGTCTACGCCGACACCTACGACCTGTTCGACGCCGTCGTCAGGAAGCCCGGCGCCTACG GTTTTGAGAACGCTGAGAGGGGGTGCTGCGGGACTGGGCTGTTCGAGGCCGGCTACTTCTGCGGCTTGGGCACCTCGATGCAGCTCTGTGGGAACGCTAACAAGTACGTCTTCTTCGACGCGATCCATCCCACTGAGAGGATGTACAGTATCCTCGCCGATACAGTCATGAACACCACGCTGCATGTGTTCCTCTGA